DNA sequence from the Cucumis melo cultivar AY chromosome 6, USDA_Cmelo_AY_1.0, whole genome shotgun sequence genome:
tccaagtcttgaacaaggagctccaccttctcattggtccgagaaggattcaggtttataggttggaccttaaaccaattattcaatagtggattagtgggtcttaaaaagcaagatgtaatcttaggggtaaaacggtattttgacccagccaagattacaaacaacttgtgaaggatcaacttactcatcatggttatatcaggtggacagaaatatatctatagtgaggggagtgcaactaagagtttttagtgaaatgactcattagttaacgaatgttgattaagctttgtctaaaagagtttagccagttaatctaagaattgttggagcccatgatctataggtccattaggttcctctactagctcatatggattcaactaagaacaatatgttggaatataactcgaattgttcgaattaggtaaagagaaagaaaccgacaagtgtatatgatataagttggtaaatataaacttcatgctttatgtttaaatatgatttaaataataaaaatatgaatatggattcatatttagaagcttggaaagttttaaaactgtcaaagttgtaaaagtcaacatgttgacttttcactttgaaaaacaaaactttaaccggatttatattcaaatatgatttgaattttagaaaaatgaatgcggattcatactcaggaggttgaaattagtcaagacgaataaaatagcaaaaagtcaaaaagttgatttttgactaagaaaagtcaaagtttgactttgacttaattggtcaaaatgaccaaattgccctttgactaatatacctattaactaaatgttagtggaaaatGTGGTAGCTTATAACGTATTTAGAAGCCattaattccattaatagttaatgaattaattaggtgttgagatttcatgaaataaattgcatgcattttgtaGGGGTGTAATTGGGTCAGGTGGGGTCGGGTTTTCTTCAAaaccgacccgacccgaaatgTACGGTTAATTCTGAAACCTGATCCGACCCCCGACCCGACCCACATTCGGGTTGGGCCGAAtgggtcgggtcgggtcggatccttttttttttcttcttcttcttcttctagcACTTATCTCCTCTGCGGTAATTTAAAAATTCACATTAGATAATAATCTTCATTTGGCAGAAGCACTCTAacattttcatttcaatttttttagaaaaattaaggaaaggaagaaaaacccCATTTGTAAAGttatattaaataaagaaaTCGTTCTAGATAAATGAAAAATATACCTAAAATATATTGTGAATATAATCTTTACCTAAAATATATTGTGAATATAATCTTTGGCTACTTCAAATCTCCATTCTAATGCTACCAATGAGCCAAAATATATGGAATCAGAATAAACCAGAAACAAAAGCTGAAGAAAATCTTCAAATCTTCACTCCCAATTGATGGCATTCTTTCTCTAACAAGGCGCAGTAACCCTTCTGAATGAAACTTATCATTCTCCACCATGAAAGAAGCTTTCAGCCATGGATATTCAGATAGAAACTCCTCTGGTAAAATCTTACTCTCAACATTATTATAGTTAATAATCTCTTTAAGCTTCCCTGCTTCCACATCCACTCTTGGCGAGCTTATAGACACTGAATTGCTAGCTTTCACTCTGTTTCCTTGGTTTCTTCTTTGCTTCATTGCCCCAGATTTTTTTCGAAAGTACAAAGGACTTGTGCTCATGTTGTTTCAAAAATACAGGATCATCCCCATTCCTACCTTTCATTTCGAAAATACATGAAAACCCAAAGTGCTTCCATCACTGAGCTTCAAGACTCTAAAAAAACAGGATTCGATATTTAACAAgttaacaatttttaaaaaatataaataaagatTTGAGAGTAGGGATTTAAAGTAAACCATAGAGTCATTATTCAAATTCTTAAATGCAGCTTCCATCTCCTTTCCTATGTTTATGAATTCTAGATCAAAATGACAAACAATTAGCTTATATaggataattgaaaattttaaacgCGTACTTCAAAAAGAATATTACCTTCATCTATTTCTTCAGCCCCATCAATTTCTTCAGTCATGTCATCCAAAGGTTTAGACTGAATCCAATTCTGAGCACAAATGAGTGCCTCTACAGTTTGAGGAGTTAAAAAACTTCGAAAAGAATCTAACACCCGTCCTCTAGTGCTAAAGGCAGACTCAAAAGGCATAGTTGATATAGGAATACTATAGATGTCCCTAGCTACTTGGCTAATGATCTTAAATTGAGAGGAATTCACCTTCCACCAAGTTAGCAAATCTAAATATTCATCGCTCATACAATCTATACGAGCCTCATCCAGATAACGAGTCACCTCGATTTTAGCATCATCTAGACATGTTTTGTTACTTTGTTTAAATCTATCATGGACAGTAGTACGTGCCTTATAAGATCCACTAGATGAGATAGAAGGTATTTCACTTTGACTTTGAAAGCCAAATCCTTCGATAGGTGTACATGATTGtgtttgtgaatatttttcttttgacattctcatataataatcatcacacaatcgacgaaatgcttcttcaaccttattcgtccatatttttgcacaatcttcctccaaaaattcattaaaacaataattcacATAAGCTAGCTTGTACCTAGGGTCAAGAACTACAGAAACATACAATAATAAATTGGTCTTCTCACTTGTAGTTATACCCCAATACTTGTTGAATTTTGTCTGCATGCTTAATGTCATTTGACTCAATAATGCATTTTCATACGATGAGTATTCACGAATTATTTCTTGGATCAAACAAAGTTCatgaaaaaatatgtttgaagtcACAGACATAAATGCAGAAAACTTCATTGTTAGCTCTGAAAAAGTCTTTAGGAACTTTACAAACACTTTTGCATTATCCCAATCTTCAGTAGTAGGAATATCATCCTTTGGCAAATAACTAGGGTCATGCTCCTCCAATCTTTCAAAAGTCTTTTGACACTTAATTGCTCCATCCAACATAGTAAAAGTAGAATTCCATCGTGTCGGAACATCCATTGTAAGACAATTTTTTGTTGACATCTTATCTTCTTTAGcaaaatctttaaatatttgCAATCTAGCTGGAGATGATCTAACATACTTCACAGCATTTCTGATTCGAATGATAGACACATGCAAATCTTTTAAGGCATCACTAACAATTAAGTTAAGAATATGAGCACAACATCTAATGTGAATAGATTCACCATCCAACACCAACCCATTTCTgcctttaaactttttaaccaaGTAGGCAATGGCTACATCATTTGAACTCGCATTATCAACCGTTACAGTAAAGAGCCTATCAATACCCCAACCTTCTAAGCACTTTTCAATGGCTCTACCTATGGTATCTCCTTTATGATTAGCTACttgacaaaagttcaaaattcttttgtgcaagttccaatcatcatcaatgaaatgagccgttataaccatataattaatattttgcacAGAAGTCCACGTATCCGTTGTTAAACAAACTCTTTGGCCACTTCGAGTTAAtgcattttttaactttttttctccttcatatacatttgaaaacaatctTTTGCAACGATTACTCTTGATAGAATCACAAACTTTGGATTTAATGCCCGACAAAATTGGTGAAACCCTTTACTTTCTACGAACTTAAATGGCAATTCATCCAAAATAACCATCCTAGCAAGcatttttctacaattttcttGAGAGAATGATGCAGCCATCAAACtactttcagaatctccctCTCCTTCAACATTATCTTTCAATGGATTTACATACATCTTACATTTCTCTAAACGTCTTTTTAAATTAGTGGTACCATTTCTTTTGGAATCACAAGCATATGAAGTCCCACAATGTTTACAAGCAGCCCTAGgatatttaggatcacatccttctacttttataaaatgttcCCATACCGATGATGGTGGTTTAAccggttttctttttcctaacacTAGACTAGAACAACTCTGATTTGAAGTCTCGTCTACCGAGAATGAAGTCATCCTAATAATCATCAAACAAAACACATAGAAAATTAAGGAAAAGCGTACCAGTACTgtaaaagagaaagaaacaaagaaaggCAGTACTCTAAATGTTATTATATAAACAAACTTTTCCAAAGCAAAATTTTCACATCCCATTAGTTCCTAAAATACTCAAGTTCTTCCAGTTACTATTTCTCATTAGTTCCTAAATTTTCACATCCCTATGTTCGTTTCtgttttgaaaataata
Encoded proteins:
- the LOC127149719 gene encoding zinc finger BED domain-containing protein RICESLEEPER 2-like, giving the protein MYVNPLKDNVEGEGDSESSLMAASFSQENCRKMLARMVILDELPFKFVETNHKGDTIGRAIEKCLEGWGIDRLFTVTVDNASSNDVAIAYLVKKFKGRNGLVLDGESIHIRCCAHILNLIVSDALKDLHVSIIRIRNAVKYVRSSPARLQIFKDFAKEDKMSTKNCLTMDVPTRWNSTFTMLDGAIKCQKTFERLEEHDPSYLPKDDIPTTEDWDNAKVFVKFLKTFSELTMKFSAFMSVTSNIFFHELCLIQEIIREYSSYENALLSQMTLSMQTKFNKYWGITTSEKTNLLLYVSVVLDPSGSYKARTTVHDRFKQSNKTCLDDAKIEVTRYLDEARIDCMSDEYLDLLTWWKVNSSQFKIISQVARDIYSIPISTMPFESAFSTRGRVLDSFRSFLTPQTVEALICAQNWIQSKPLDDMTEEIDGAEEIDEEFINIGKEMEAAFKNLNNDSMSLEAQ